The Cyprinus carpio isolate SPL01 chromosome B17, ASM1834038v1, whole genome shotgun sequence genome has a window encoding:
- the LOC122140181 gene encoding P2X purinoceptor 7, translating into MPTEEENICCKEIQKVVKRMMEVPDPPTCMVEHPGFEPNCLNPYTLQNINNIYRADYGPVRRRNEEERFRYLAYRSFVSWCWGYLGRSVRVVIPSCVVNRIRLQFPDPAGQYVGFRPPLD; encoded by the exons ATGCCAACTGAAGAGGAAAACATCTGCTGCAAAGAAATACAGAAG GTTGTAAAACGAATGATGGAGGTTCCAGACCCTCCAACATGTATGGTTGAGCATCCAGGTTTTGAACCAAACTGCTTAAATCCATATACtttacaaaatatcaataatatttacAGAGCCGACTATGGACCAGTGAGACGCCGAAATGAAGAGGA GCGTTTCCGTTATCTGGCCTATCGCAGCTTTGTCAGCTGGTGCTGGGGCTACCTAGGACGTAGTGTGAGGGTTGTCATCCCATCATGTGTTGTTAACCGAATCCGCCTACAGTTTCCTGATCCAGCAGGACAGTATGTTGGGTTCCGGCCACCCCTCGACTGA
- the LOC122140182 gene encoding uncharacterized protein LOC122140182: MFPDVQLSSTPVRGSVFRPSKRPRLVLDEEEESELNVEPNDSTYNPDSVVTEESELAIDPQPDHSDNKYIVFESCLRELFVSCPVCKTKCVVQSRRRGTFVAFTQLCEKCNYHRQWQSQPIVGSTPLGNLLLSAATYFIGGSFKQLEKIFKAMKLQMMHFVTFRIHARNFIEPTIIHKWNQDQLNLIRQLQEGGNVAVAGDMRADTPGHSAKFGSYTIMHMETNKILDLQLVQSNEVGGSYHMEKEGLKRCLDKLESNGLAVDYIVTDRHPQIQK; this comes from the exons ATGTTTCCTGATGTGCAGCTGTCTTCAACACCAGTAAGGGGCTCAGTCTTCAGGCCCAGCAAGAGACCTCGTCTGGTGTTAGATGAGGAAGAAGAATCAGAATTAAATGTCGAACCCAATGATTCCACATATAACCCAGATTCTGTTGTCACTGAAGAATCAGAATTGGC GATAGATCCACAACCCGACCACAGCGAtaataaatacattgtttttgAAAGCTGTCTTCGAGAGCTGTTTGTGTCCTGTCCAGTTTGTAAGACAAAGTGTGTTGTCCAGAGCAGACGAAGGGGGACTTTTGTTGCATTCACCCAGCTTTGTGAAAAGTGTAACTACCACAGACAGTGGCAGAGCCAGCCCATTGTAGGGAGTACCCCACTTGGAAACCTGCTATTGTCTGCTGCAACGTATTTTATCGGTGGATCTTTTAAACAACTAGAGAAg ATTTTCAAGGCCATGAAGCTCCAGATGATGCATTTTGTAACTTTTAGGATTCATGCCAGGAATTTCATTGAGCCTACCATAATACACAAGTGGAACCAAGATCAACTGAATCTTATAAGACAGCTGCAAGAGGGAGGAAATGTTGCTGTGGCTGGAGATATGCGTGCTGACACGCCAg GACACTCAGCCAAATTTGGCAGCTACACCATTATGCACATGGAAACCAACAAAATTCTGGATCTTCAACTAGTTCAG AGCAACGAGGTTGGTGGCAGTTATCATATGGAAAAGGAAGGATTGAAGCGTTGTCTCGATAAGCTGGAGTCTAATGGTTTAGCTGTTGACTACATAGTCACCGATCGCCATCCGCAGATTCAGAAGTAG
- the LOC109094056 gene encoding uncharacterized protein C14orf93 homolog, whose translation MEKQAANTVLLEDAIQRLCAHERKFDEQRLQEEQRPREEPLHKRIKRAHNVGIAEAVRRLHISENDPHKYDPQTGISLPRNQAVMTYQLEELKSTFADADPECIQACCKTYFETLRRKYNLSQPEKSQLRDAIKTGAKNRQRKRRLLDSRSKVVQTDAERELWQTATVELMSDEEDAIVDGRPVWIVRSPSHRNPQLSELCEELQRRLEADSALHYFASSAC comes from the exons ATGGAGAAGCAAGCTGCAAACACTGTTCTTCTCGAAGATGCTATCCAGCGTCTTTGTGCTCATGAGCGAAAGTTTGACGAGCAAAGACTGCAAGAGGAACAAAGACCGCGGGAAGAGCCATTACATAAAAGGATAAAGAGGGCGCACAACGTGGGCATTGCG GAAGCTGTAAGGCGCCTTCACATTTCGGAAAACGACCCACATAAATATGATCCACAAACTGG aATAAGTTTGCCTCGTAACCAAGCAGTCATGACTTATCAGCTAGAGGAATTGAAATCAACTTTTGCAGATGCAGACCCTGAGTGTATAcaag cgtgTTGCAAGACATACTTTGAAACACTTAGGAGAAAGTACAATTTGTCTCAGCCAGAAAAGTCCCAGCTAAGAGATGCCATTAAAACAGGAGCTAAAAACCGACAAAGGAAAAGACGG ttgctggatTCCAGGTCCAAGGTTGTTCAAACCGATGCAGAGAGAGAGCTTTGGCAGACTGCAACAGTGGAGCTGATGTCTGACGAGGAGGATGCCATTGTTGATGGAAGGCCAGTGTGGATTGTGAGGTCTCCATCTCACAGGAACCCACAATTGTCAGAACTTTGTGAGGAGCTTCAGCGCAGATTGGAGGCAGACAGTGCGCTACACTATTTTGCATCATCAGCGTGTTAA